In Carya illinoinensis cultivar Pawnee chromosome 7, C.illinoinensisPawnee_v1, whole genome shotgun sequence, the following are encoded in one genomic region:
- the LOC122316331 gene encoding protein FAR1-RELATED SEQUENCE 5-like, producing the protein MGKREEHAFPLTPCSSNPQNSDIPQTGLLNVPNYMHSYFGPVPAWSPAFVPYPNGNKDPSMIQQNVGYPFPYGMPPSCPFIATSSEPSARTGQEDSPDCLGTEAQCSSAQVDEEIILDSPDQRENDDGIPDTPQAVPSSSRSERSEDQSVRYVTLGCARGGKVWIKSSNVANPRPTGKTDCKARINALRVEGKIRVTTVHNTHNHHTSPQKSQFFRCNREVSDTVKRVLDTKDLPGIRLNKSYGSLVVDTGGFENLPFLEKDCRNYITKARHLRLGAGGAGALRDYFLRMQYKNNGFFALMDLDDEGRLKNVFWADPRSRAAYHEDTETFTWLFQTWLQCMDGIAPKAIITDQDRAMKNAIAIVFPKTRHRFCLWHILKKVPEKLGSYAAYKSGLKTQLMKCVYDTQTIEEFEKVWAEFISTYELEENGWLESLYAEREHWVPVFLKEHFWAGMSTTQCSENMNAFFDCYVHSKTNLKEFVDQFDSALKKKIENENQAEFQSFSGTIPCVSRSPIEKKFQLLYTNSKFKEVQQQVIGVLDLDPSILRSDGVMKSYLVEDEIRIHEYSKQVTYNVDFNVNDYSTKCSCGLFQMRGILCRHILSVFKCNSVKELPDWYILDR; encoded by the exons ATGGGAAAAAGGGAAGAACACGCATTTCCCTTAACTCCATGTAGCTCAAATCCGCAAAACTCG GACATCCCTCAAACTGGTTTACTAAACGTTCCAAATTACATGCACAGTTACTTTGGACCAGTGCCTGCATGGTCACCAGCTTTCGTGCCATATCCAAATGGCAACAAAGATCCATCCATGATTCAG caAAACGTTGGTTACCCATTTCCCTATGGGATGCCACCTAGCTGCCCATTTATCGCTACGAGCTCCGAACCAAGCGCAAGAACCGGTCAAGAAGATAGTCCTGATTGTCTGGGAACTGAAGCGCAATGTTCTTCCGCACAAGTTGATGAAGAAATTATCCTGGATAGTCCAGATCAACGGGAAAATGATGATGGCATTCCCGATACACCACAAGCAGTGCCATCATCAAGT AGGAGTGAGAGGTCGGAGGATCAGAGTGTCAGATATGTCACTCTTGGTTGTGCACGGGGAGGAAAGGTGTGGATTAAGAGTTCCAATGTCGCCAACCCACGTCCGACAGGAAAGACTGACTGTAAGGCAAGGATTAATGCCTTACGAGTCGAGGGAAAGATACGAGTGACAACAGTCCATAATACACATAATCATCATACCAGCCCACAGAAATCCCAATTTTTTCGATGTAACCGAGAAGTGAGTGACACCGTGAAAAGAGTCCTAGACACAAAAGACTTACCTGGCATCCGGTTGAATAAGAGTTACGGATCTCTTGTTGTTGACACAGGTGGCTTCGAGAACCTGCCTTTTTTGGAGAAGGACTGTCGTAATTACATCACCAAAGCTCGTCATCTTCGACTTGGTGCAGGTGGTGCTGGAGCACTTCGAGACTATTTTTTGAGGATGCAGTATAAGAATAACGGGTTCTTTGCGTTGATGGATTTAGACGATGAGGGGAGGTTAAAGAATGTTTTCTGGGCAGATCCACGTAGTCGGGCAGCATATCA TGAGGACACGGAGACGTTTACATGGCTATTCCAAACCTGGTTGCAAtgtatggatggtatagctCCAAAGGCTATTATTACTGATCAAGACagagcaatgaaaaatgcaattgctaTTGTCTTTCCCAAAACTCGACATAGATTTTGCTTATGGCATATACTGAAGAAAGTCCCTGAGAAGCTTGGGTCATATGCAGCCTACAAGAGTGGGCTGAAAACTCAGCTCATGAAATGTGTGTACGACACACAAACCATTGAAGAGTTTGAAAAGGTATGGGCCGAATTTATTAGTACATACGAGTTAGAAGAGAATGGTTGGTTGGAAAGTTTATATGCGGAACGCGAGCATTGGGTACCAGTTTTTCTAAAAGAGCATTTTTGGGCGGGTATGAGTACAACACAGTGCAGTGAGAATATGAATGCGTTTTTTGACTGTTATGTCCATTCGAAGACAAACTTGAAGGAGTTTGTCGACCAATTTGATAGTGCgctgaagaaaaaaattgagaatgagaATCAGGCTGAATTCCAGTCATTTAGTGGCACCATTCCCTGCGTTTCTAGATCCccaattgaaaagaaatttcaactGTTATACACTAACTCAAAATTTAAGGAAGTACAACAGCAAGTCATTGGTGTGCTTGACTTGGACCCTTCTATACTAAGATCGGATGGTGTAATGAAGAGTTATTTGGTAGAAGATGAGATCCGAATTCATGAGTATTCAAAACAAGTTACATATAATGTGGATTTTAATGTGAATGACTACTCTACGAAGTGTTCATGTGGATTATTTCAGATGAGGGGGATATTGTGTAGACATATTTTGTCGGTGTTCaaatgtaacagtgtaaaagaATTGCCAGACTGGTACATTTTAGACAGATGA